The Winogradskyella schleiferi genome contains the following window.
TTCAAAAACCCTTCAGCAAATGCATAACTGAAACCATTGCCGCTATGTCTCCCTTCTTCTGCTCTAAAATCTGAATGTGCATCAAAATTAACCACATTTATTCTTCCATTGTTAGCCAAAGCACAACCTTTAATATTACCATAGGCGTTGTTGTGGCCTCCACCAATGATAATCGGAACTTTTCCCGCCTTAACAATTGTAGACACTATATGGCTAACATCGCTATCTATTGTTTCTACAAAATACCTAACCTTCGAAAGTTGTTTCTTTTTCGAGGTGTTTAATTTGAGCAACGTCTCTCGCGCTTCCGTATAGTCCAAATGACCGAGAATTAAAACACGATTAGCATTTGTAAAGCTATTGCTCTGTATGTTTAACAAAATTTTTAGAGTTGCCTCCCAAGCTTTGTAAGTTCCTGTTTTTCCGTGATTTGCATAAACTCCAATATCTTCACAGATACCGAAAACAACATAGTCAACGTCTAAATTAACAATTGAATCGTATATGTTAGTGAGGTTAGGTACTAACTGAATATGTTCTCCAAATTTTGATTCGCCTTTTCGTTTCTTTAAAAGCTGTTGTTTTTCTTTTTCTGAAAATAAAATAAGATGATGCATTTGGATATAATTTGAATAATAGAATAAAAGTACAGTTTTATTTAATTATTTTAACCTCAAATAAAAATTTAAAAACAACTATTAACAATACTTAAAACCAAACAATTTATGGAAGGTTCACAAAAATCAAGTACAGGTCTAAAAGTAGGATTAGGAATTTTACTAGTCTTATTCTTAGGAACTGCATTTTACACGTCTAAGCTTTACAGCGAAAAGCAAGAAAATGAAAAATTATTAGTTAGTGAGAAACAACAAGTAATGAATGATCTCAACAATATGGCTAAAGATTATGATGAGGCTATTGCTGAGAGCGAAGTTACAAATCAAGATCTTATTGCAGCTAGAGAACGCATTGAAGGTTTGATGGATTCTCTTAAAGTATCTCAAAATAGCGTTGGTAGCTTATGGAGATATAAAAAGAAATACATGGCATTACAAGAAGAAATGGACATTCTTTTAACTGAAAATGACCGTTTAAAGGTTGAAAACCAATACTTGGCAACCTCTTTAGATAGTACCAATGTTCAATTAGCAGAGCGCACGATGTTTACAGATTCTCTATTGGTACAAAATACGGAATTGGCAACTGTTGTGAAAGATGCAGCTGCGTTGCAAACTGTAGGTTTAGTAGGAATGGGTGTTATTGAAAGACGCAGTGGAAAACAAATTCCAACGGAACGTGCAACCAGAAGTGATAAGATTAAAGTTTGTTTTACTGTTGCTAAAAATATGTTAACTGAAGCTGGAGATAAAGAACTATATGTTCAGGTTATTGATCCTTTGAATAATGTTCTAGGTGCAAATGACCAAATAGAATTTGAAGATCAAGTATTAAACTACAGCTTAATTAGCCGTTTTAATTACGAAAATAGAAACTTAAACATTTGCGAATACATTAGTGAATTAGAAGATTCTAAATTCGAAAAAGGGCGTTACAAAATAAATGT
Protein-coding sequences here:
- a CDS encoding formimidoylglutamase, producing MHHLILFSEKEKQQLLKKRKGESKFGEHIQLVPNLTNIYDSIVNLDVDYVVFGICEDIGVYANHGKTGTYKAWEATLKILLNIQSNSFTNANRVLILGHLDYTEARETLLKLNTSKKKQLSKVRYFVETIDSDVSHIVSTIVKAGKVPIIIGGGHNNAYGNIKGCALANNGRINVVNFDAHSDFRAEEGRHSGNGFSYAFAEGFLKNYFIFGLHENYTSDNLFKTLKKIKNLKYATYEALEVRNETDFNAELKMALEHVAEKRFGIEIDCDAIKNIPSSAMTPSGFSVKQTRQFANYFAQHENAMYLHVCEASPTKKTANKVGKLITYLITDFIRAHGN
- a CDS encoding chromosome partitioning protein ParA, with the protein product MEGSQKSSTGLKVGLGILLVLFLGTAFYTSKLYSEKQENEKLLVSEKQQVMNDLNNMAKDYDEAIAESEVTNQDLIAARERIEGLMDSLKVSQNSVGSLWRYKKKYMALQEEMDILLTENDRLKVENQYLATSLDSTNVQLAERTMFTDSLLVQNTELATVVKDAAALQTVGLVGMGVIERRSGKQIPTERATRSDKIKVCFTVAKNMLTEAGDKELYVQVIDPLNNVLGANDQIEFEDQVLNYSLISRFNYENRNLNICEYISELEDSKFEKGRYKINVFNDKALVSSSEFELK